CAAGGATCATGGGCGGGGCAAGAAAAATCCACTCCCATCCAATCTTATTTGTTTTCGGTAATACAAAGCCGATTCCACCTGCTACAACCTAATAGGTTGCGTGGCAGCACTGAAAACCAAAGCCCCTTCCACAACTATTTGGTACAAGTTTTTCCTTGAGGGGAAAGTACCCTGAGGATTTCCCCCTTAGTGGGAGTCGAACTAGAGACTTATGCCTGTCAGGCATTCACCTCCACCCTCTTTACCAATTGAGCTAACCCTTTGCGTTACCTCCaatccacccccccccccccccccccccccccctcccctttttttttgcccGATCCCAAGCAATTAATTTCAAGTTCCCAACAACTTGTGGTCAAAATCTAGAAGAGAAGTAAGTGGAGGAGAACCAACATTCCCTACTCCCCGGCCTGCATATAATTCAAGTTCTCACCATGAAAGTTCATACCATCAAACATTAAAATCTTTGCATGTACAAAGAAGTAACTAACACATTCAGACTAAATCATAGAAATCTGGATTCTTACAAATCTACTCATTCCTGAACATAAGCTAGCAAGACCAGCATGGAGAGTTACCCATTTAAGGAGCTTGCGGTAGATCAATTTAATTCACAAGATTGCCGCAATTTATGCCAGTATGACCTAAATGAAGAAATAAAGGATTGTGTATGGCGCTGCCTGTATTTAATAATCATGTATATTCCAGAATTTGGGCCACTAACCATTTCTACCGCTGCTTGTAACTCATATTGGAACATGGCATAATACCTAGGAATATATACAGTTCTTAACATCAGACTTTGAAATAGAACAACTGGATTGCTACATAACTTTGCCTGTTTTCCTTAAACAATCGCTTGTTTTTTCAGAATGTGAAAACCAGAGCTGTAAACTCTTCTGGCACCTCCACAAAAATATGGAGATGTAAACGTTGATATTATCAGGTTTATAGAATAACGACACGAAACAACTGAGGAAGTATGCTTCACATTACAAAACTCATTCTTGCATATAATTAAACTTTGGGGCCCTCATCCGAATTATGCTGAATGTTCAACCTGATAAATCCTAATTGAATAAAATAAGGTCAACAGAAAGATGCTGCATACAAAGCAACTAAATAAGTAAATCCAAGATGATAAAAGatctctttgccaaaatatgtctcttagaaaaattcttTCACGACCATAAAATCAATTGCCCGATGAGCCATTAACAATACAAGGCCTAATCCAAGTCTTCTCATAATGAATTTACACCATCACAAAGATAAGGTAATAATGCCAATTCAAAATCAGAATACACATcagaaataaacaaaattaacaaactttGCAATAATAAATATCAGATTGGAGTATACCTGTTTTGCCATACTGCAAGCTTTATCAGATGAATTTAGAATCTCATAGTAGAACACTGAGAAATTGAGGGCAAGCCCCAGCCTTATTGGATGTGTAGGAGCCAGATCAGCCAGTGCAATATCCTTCACAACAAACAATGGGAAATCAACATTTCAAACTGAACGTCTTTGCCACAAACCTCAAACTTAATATCACACTATTCTTCCGCCGAATTCACTACATAGTTCCCCTCAAAAACTCAACATCCAATTTAACATCTTAGCTTGAAACCAAACTTAACATCTTAGCTATTTCTTCAGTAGGAACTCACTATATAGTTTTGTTCGAACATATCTATCCCGAGCCTAAATGTGTGATGATATTCATTTCTAGATTAACCCTGAACACCCAATTTGTAACAAATAAATCACACAGAAAAACTACTTTCTCGCCTAAAATCTATAATGCATAAGACTCAGCTACCCAAGAATCACAAAGCTACAATGTATTCAATTAAGCCCTAACTTCACAATCTCCACACACACTcattcaaaaccctaatatACACGCTATCACTCACTCTGAAACATAAATTCTCAATCCGCAACAAGTTAACAACTATACTGTATAGGAAAACAACATTCTCGCCTAAATACCTCATGTCTAAGTCTAAGCCGGCCAAAACCCTAGAATTGTAAATCTGAATTCTCAATCCATAATAGTTGCACCCCAACCCAACTCCAACCTATATATATCAAGAGCCTAAATGTGTTATACACCTTGATATTCATTGCTAGATAAACAACACTCAATCTAACAACTAAATTATTCACAAACTACTTTCTTGCTGAAATACATGTTGTGTAAGACTCAAGTCGCCGTAGAATTACAAACCCAAAACGTACACAACTAATTGTAAATTAAGACCTAAATTTACAATTTCCACATAAATAGTTATTCATAACCCTAATATTCAAAATCACAACACTCAGATCATTAAGCCGCCCAAAACCCTAGAATTGCAAAGCTAAATTGTTTTCTTATTGTTTCTATTTTGATACCTCAGATACCCAGGCCAGGGCATCTTGACTTATCGTGGGGACCAACCCCACAGTCCATTGGCAGGGTCTCAGAGCTAAATTGTTTAAAATGGACAGAAAACATACATACACATTTAACTACACAAGCAACTAGAAGTTAAGCACTAACTTCACAATTTCCATGAAACACTGATCCAAAACCCTAGCACTCAAAGAGTATGTAACTACCTGAGCAGCCTTGTAAGAGTTCATGGTGTCCTCCGCAGCCTCCTTCCGCTCGTCCCCAACCTTGAACTCCGCCATATACCGATGGTAATCGCCCTTCATCTTCAGATAGAACACCTTCGACTCGCCGGCGGAGGCCGACGGCACGAGGTTTGACTCGAGCAGCTTGAGTATCCCGGCGCATATCGAGGAGAGCTCGGACTCGACCTTGGACCGGTAGCCCTTGACAAGGGCGACGTGGTCCTCGTTCTTGCGCGACTCCTCCTTCTGCTCGATGGAGGAGACGATGCGCCAGGCGGCGCGGAGGGAGCCGATGACGTTCTTGTAGGCGACGTAGAGGAGGTTGCGCTCCTCGACGGTGAGCTCGGCGGCGGGGGTGGAGATGAGGACGAGGTTTTCCATGTACTTGACCATTTCCTCATAGCGCTCGGCTTGCTCGGCGAGTTTGGCCAGGTAGAGGTATTGGTCTCTGGTTAGGTTGTCTGGTACTGTCAAAGCCGCCATTGCTGAGCAGAGTGAGAGGCGAATTACTAATCGCACCCCCCCGTGTCAGGCCCCCTGACACGGCAGAGACTGACTCTTTTAaccgagaaattattcgttgcccttggggcaacacACACGTGGTCCACCGATTAGAATTTTTTCAACTGAATTTATGTCAGATTTCTTTAGttaaggagaaattattcgttgttcaaatggattaaaatttaaatttagaaCATCGAtacacgtttttctctctcactGCACAcagttttttctttaaaattaattaagtgttccaaatttcaatccgtttgaatgggtgagaatattttattttttttatcatttaattctaaaaggtcataattaaattttgactataaggctctcgttgattagtcctaagaaagttataaaatcaaatatctcgtagaactaaccaacgagagccctatagtcaaaatttaattatgaccatttagaattaaataattaaaaaaataaaatcttctcacctattcaaacggattgaaatttggaacatttaaattttcaacctgcagtttatatattaaaaaatatggttaaaaaattaagtgctccgaatttcaatccgtttgaatgggtgagaagattttatttttttaatcatttaattctaaagggtcatagttaaattttgactatagggctctcgttggttagtcctaagagatatttgattttacgactttcttaggattaatcaacgagagccatataGTCAAActttaattatgatcctttagaattaaatgattagaaaaataaaatcttctcacctattcaaacggattgaaatttggagcacttaattttttaaccatattttttaatatataaactgcaggttaaaaaattaagtgttccaaatttcaatccgtttgaatgggtgagaagattttatttttctaatcatttaattctaaaaggatcataattaaattttgactatagggctctcgttggttagtcctaaaagatatttgattctacgactttcttagggttaattaacgagagccctatagtcaaaatttaattatgaccctttagaattaaatgattagaaaaataaaatcttctcacctattcaaacggattgaaatttggagcacttaattttttaaccatattttttacttccctccgtcccatattatttggactttttcgatatttgtgtcagttttcaatcgtttgTATCTTCCAATGTGAATCTCCAACAATATGCaacatggatcttgtttgatagttctcgattagatctataatacaaagttttcaaaattataaaaaatatcataaattgggagatataagagtttaaagaacggcGCGAATATCgaaaaatctatattataaaatagagcagtTTTTGTCTATACATATAAATCCAGCACCCTCTACAACTGTCCGATCAATATTTCATGTTAGTTGTAGCCGTCTAATCGAGAGAGTACTTCCTAATATAAACTCCCCTAACCTTATGACCGATAAATCTTTTCAATTAATTGCTTTtacgttgtttccttaaaaaggttttcctatttaatttttctacatccaactcaataatttccttttaggttgattttttaaaattcaaaaacgaaacaaaccttttttgattcatatactaaaaggaaacattctttgttttttaaagtCGATAATtacgttgtttccttaaaaCGGAGTAGTATGTTTTCCTTCAACAATGAATCTACGTTTTCCTTAATAATCTAATTCGTAAGCTTTtctaagaagagaagaaatcagCTTCCTTCCTACCTTGAttggagaaaaagagagggTCATTACCTCTACTTTGTGAGAACAAGAGATAAccaaatctttttattttttcgttatTCTAATGTTTTTGCacgttctctccctctctctaggttAGATATTTTGACGCAATTTCATGTCATGTTGTCTAGAGTAGTACACTGTTTCTCTCcatggataattttttaaagttgtaataaaaaatgttgtgtcgcgcctttgtttttttaatcggcGTATTGTGTCATACATTTAGGCATGGGCAATCACGAAATCCACGATACTGATTTTGGAGCTTTTCTATGGTCATGACAGTATTTGTGTTAATTGAATTAGTGGTTTGGTTTGCGATGATATTGATTTTTATATTCCTAAATGTGTATGGCTTTGTGTATGACCTGCGTAATTGTACATGTCTTCTTATTCTTTGTTAATACAAATCTTGCTTATCTACAATGAAGGCTTTACTACTTATTATGAGTTAATTGTGGGATTAGGAATTTGTGAGACCGATTTTCGGTCAGATTTTGATTCGCTAAATTATGATCAATATTGTATTGACCCGAATTGAGATGTTACAAATATAATTGAGGTTCTGATTATAATTCTGATCCATTGTTGGTTTCGGTCAATCCTTAAGGATTCAAGGGTAAAGACCTAAAGCTTTTTTTGTATTCCAAGACGTTATTTGTTACTGggtgaaagaaaaaagaacatttttattttcctttcatgtacttcctttttgataactcatATATCTATACCAATTTTCACGCACCTTAACTAATCCTGGGGGCTCCATCGCCCACTTGCAGGGAGTTGCAGAGAGTACTCAATACCAACAATGCCTCAAAGAGATATGAATATGTTAGCCCCAACAATCTGATGATATGAATATGTTACTTTATTGATGATTGCCGTGAAGTTGTAGTTGATATAGCTGCTATGGGTTACTCaactctcctctcctctcctctctgcCAAGATAATTTTGGGGCTTTTGGCATCATTGTTTATGTTGTGCCTATAAAACGTGAAGGGGCGTGCATGGGGTCTTATTGCACGTGTTGGAGTTAATAAATTATTACGTTGAGCTTGATTTTTCTTGGACTTCGATTGTGCTCTAACGTACACGGGCTCACttgaaatttaacaaaatgGGGTACCTATTGTCATGTattacttttctattttctcaaaTTCTATTCACTTTTGGGTTAAGAATACGTtgtgccgtgccttcaggcacgggcatccaCTAtatcaaatattttgggacggagggagtaatatataaactgcaggttgaaaaattaagtgtttgcttcgtttgctccgatataaggaataacgccccaagcgtagggcttaatacgtcagttgaagcataataatccggaagtcCGGAATCGTACCCAAGGGGaaaattaatacggctttgctggacttgtagatgcaagtaagggctttcggcttttagacagccaacttggttttacgtgcgtagtggaaattaaaatggggctaaattgaaaagctaataaactaagataaaagacaggttacgtctaggaattactaacactcacgactcaagctAAAACTGCATTTCTTTCCCAAATACGTAATTCatgatacacaattaaggttcccgaatcgaaaaatagaatggttcaatcaccaagctagctctaaaatctatttagcaaatgcctcgtgcgatagagctccaagcatcatgtgtggtaggcaggcgatgctcctacctacacatgatcaaggagattaacaccttagcgatttgacaaataaatccgaaccccacatcaatgatcgaaaccaaaggtttaaactttgtggtgaaaaacgcaattctacttgagccatgaggtgctaatcaccccatgacctaaccttggaaaactactcacccatatctagagagacaagagcaagcaaaaatctacttaacataataaaataacaagacttgaaataaattagagattaagatagatcgagAGTAAAGCaataactttaattaaagcgacaatatcaaaaactaacaactaaaggcagaaattaaaatattcaaaactgaaaaatgaagaacactcaagaacaatgcaaagaaattcaaaatctattctagatctaaaaaatTGTACCACtcaatctattctacttgtttgtacaaaatgatgtcacaaACTTTTATACTCCGGGGATCCACGTGCAGAATATACTGTGAGATGCTCTGAAGATTCGCCCCTAAGGCCCTCGGCATTGATGGCAATGGGCTTAAGCTGTGCTGCTAAGGTggtcggcatcgatgtaaagtaatacatcccatcgatgccgaggtggaTAAGGAACTGGACctctaaggggctcggcatcgatgtaacataatacatcccatcgatgccgaggctgtTATCTTCAGCGATTTGGCCTGCCTCGCCTTGCCTTGGTCTTGCCTTGCACTGGACGTCGGGTCACTTCTCGCCTGAGCTTGTGACGTGCCTTAGCCttaaaaatttctttatttggcaattcacctacaaaacaaaactagaacactctacaagcaaatatcgttaacaataactaattagtacttaaattaaactaaaactagacactagcacaccctacattacattctcgggtgcttatcacactctccaacttaaggtttgctagtccctagcgaacaaaatgcagaaaattaaaaaactagcAACTATGCAATCTTTCCGAATTCACAACTTAGAACCTGCTCAATTCTGTAACCTAGCAAGAGTTCAAACAAAccggctttttatttcatttctacaactcacattttcagcatccaactaaacaggctaagtatcaagcaagttaaAAAGCAAGCTAAAACGGTTTGTGTCCTTGAACaatgggaggatacgggacacaaaacTTGCGAATTCAAACTAATCCATATCCACCGAACAAGTGCTCGACAATCAGGCAAAGCGAACAAGAAATACCATGCCTTAAACAACGAAGCACTTTATTCAATAGAATTAACAACTAACAGATGAAAGttggataacgaaaggaaagcatgccattAACTAGTTATGCAATTATCAATGAAAGGAAAGCATACCATGCAACTAAATATGAAAATATCAGACAGTCAAACATTAAGGAATCCATGCACTAAGGATCAACTAAGGATTTCAttagcttgtaatgaccttggatACAAAAGAAAAGGGACTACAAAAAGTGTAGTGGCCATATGCTAgcatggttcatctacccttggccactaccgaccCTAAATTACCCAAGATATGATTACATGCCGGCTAAGCACCAAACAAAGCTAcgaagaagaaataaagaaaactacTAGAAAAGTCAAACTCAAACTACTACCACTGACTCCATTACACATAGTCACCATCCTCATCCGGCTTTTCATGATATTGTGCCTCGAGCTCTCCATTTCCATCGGATTCTTTCTCATCCGGAATGTATGCTAGCCCATAAGTCAAACCAATTCTCTTATcaaagtattcaaccctctttcgaattcacttttgctctttcataacatttctttgatctcctttctttgaggaatagggtcattttAGGTGAAATTTGTAGTGAGAGAAATATTGGAGCcaattttggggttttttggAGAGGGAGGtgaaaatttggggcttttgcttttgtagtgagagaggaaagataGGGAATCATGTATCAATTCTTTGCTTTTTTTGCATTCCAATCACTtttatcacattcacaccacccccaaatctccttgaatcattgaaaaccACTTTCACgcaaccctccaaacatccgaTTACCTAAGTTTAAGCAAAGAACGGGAAAAGACAGGATGCAAAGTAGGACGAGGTGAtacatatgtggtatgatcatgcaaagaatgccttgtatcctttcctaagtgcaCTTTGGATTctaaaatgattgaaaatctacattcaaacacaattagagatggacatgcgattattctcctaactacaagcatttttattgaaagatggggatatgggccaaaacttgctcaaaaacttaactcaacACCTAAAACTGTTCAATTGtcaactaagcatgcaaattgaTAAGCACAAAATTTCTTAGGATTGCTACGAACTCTTTtcaactaacaattattgagcatgcaaTAAGccatgaaaaaaaacaaaaaatcatgaTAAAAGGAAGGATTGCAAGTAAAaccctttatttatttatttgaaaattttcatttttctcatttttttttggattttttaattttcaatgtttttgaatttttcaaattttcacaaaaatgcaaacaaatagcacataagctaactcctccccccaacttaaagcaatgctatgccctcatagcattaagAGCAAGAGCGAAGAGAGGAAAAGTGtgcgaatgtaccgtccaaAGGGAATGTCAATTCCTAAATACCTCAACCAAGTTGGAGAATTTTATGTCAATGTCTTCCTCCAGCCAAATTAAatgcttccagggtttactccttcggttctgccaactcggaaccacagctagtcacattGGGCCATATCCACAGCTTTATCAGACTAACAACCGCGGCACTtagccgcacccatgcttagggctcctgaacgcctcactcactcGGGCTTTAGACCCAAACTGCCAAGGCTAGtgtggtagcaaataaaccctgcagaagacttaagaggACGCTTTCCACAAAataaatgacattagaaccaccagcccgtgttatccggcttccaaacaaaacaaaaagtgaaaagacaGAAGGTAAAGAAAACACGaagaaaatacacaaaacaaataaaaacatgcaaaacagaatgaaatgcaatgcaccacccgatcatcacacgatctcacgagtcatacttttcttctcATCTCTTATCAttggggtaagaaatgggtggctatactagaccgtcgaaaatgaaaaaaaatgagagagagaaaaagagttacaatgagtgaaagagagagaaaatatgttcATCCACATGATGGTTTCGAATAGTTATTATGCCATTAAGAGCTAGTATAATAAACATAACACCCCATGCTACACTCTTTGTCAAAAATTGAactcgaccatgccacaagataagtTACTTTCAGTAAAGCaattgccgaattcgttttaaaaacttaagttccacAAAGTGCATAGCctaaacaaaatcaattttcaatttg
This DNA window, taken from Rhododendron vialii isolate Sample 1 chromosome 8a, ASM3025357v1, encodes the following:
- the LOC131335930 gene encoding 14-3-3 protein 10-like — translated: MAALTVPDNLTRDQYLYLAKLAEQAERYEEMVKYMENLVLISTPAAELTVEERNLLYVAYKNVIGSLRAAWRIVSSIEQKEESRKNEDHVALVKGYRSKVESELSSICAGILKLLESNLVPSASAGESKVFYLKMKGDYHRYMAEFKVGDERKEAAEDTMNSYKAAQDIALADLAPTHPIRLGLALNFSVFYYEILNSSDKACSMAKQAFEEAVAELDTLGEESYKDSTLIMQLLRDNLTLWTSDMQDQIEES